A genomic region of Phragmites australis chromosome 2, lpPhrAust1.1, whole genome shotgun sequence contains the following coding sequences:
- the LOC133910046 gene encoding uncharacterized protein LOC133910046, with the protein MLSEETIMPKPSFLLTIILLIFLINASAGQIIVVKNDNAVTAKLIKGHSRKILTETQDYDYGGANSRHDPRRRPGTGGRNG; encoded by the exons ATGTTATCTGAAGAGACCATCATGCCTAAACCCTCTTTTTTACTCACCATAATCCttttaatttttctcatcaATGCATCTGCAG GACAGATCATAGTAGTGAAAAATGATAATGCTGTTACAGCAAAGTTGATAAAG GGGCATAGCAGAAAGATTCTTACAGAGACTCAGGACTATGACTATGGAGGGGCAAACTCTAGGCATGATCCACGCAGAAGGCCTGGGACTGGAGGCAGGAACGGTTAA